CGACGAAGCCGAGCACGCGCGGGTCCATGCGGAGCACGATCCAGAACGGCGGCTCGGTGTCGACGATCGCGTGCGAGAACATCCGCATGCCGACCCACGCGATGCCGAGTCCCGCGATCGCTCCGACGGCCGCGAGCGCGAGCGACTCGGTGAGGAACAGCGCGACCACGCGTGCGCGCGACGCGCCCAGCGCCGACCGCACGGCGATCTCGCGCGCGCGGTGCGCCGCACGCGAGAGCAGCAGGTTCGCGACGTTCACGCACGCCACGACGAGCACCAGCATCACCGCGGCAAGCATCACCCACAGCAGCTTCGCGTCCTCGCCGCCGGTGAACGCCGCGACGTATCCCTGCACCTCGGCGCGCGCGCCCTGCTCCGCGTCGCCGTGCTCGCGGTCGATCGCGGACTGCAGCGCGGTGAGCTCGCGCGTCGCCGCCTCCTTCGTGGCACCGGGGCGCAGGCGACCGAACACCTCGATCCACTGCCCCGCGTCGCGCTCGTACGCCGAGCGGTCGAGCCGCATCGGCACCCACAGGTCGGACGTCACCGGGAACCGGAATCCCTTCGGCATCACTCCGATCACCGTCGCCGCCTCGCCGTCGACGCGGATCGATCTGCCGAGCACCTTCGGGTCCGCCTGGAATCGCGCGCGCCACACCTCGTCGCTCAGCACGGCGACGAGCGGCGCGCCCTTCACGTCGTCGCCGCTCGCGAAGTCGCGGCCGAGCGCGGGCTGCATGCGCAGCAGCGCGAACGCGCCCGCCGTGATGCGTGCGCCGCGCACGCGCTCGGGGCGGTCGTCGCCGCTCAGGTTCATCGGCGACTCCTCGAACGCCGCGATCCCTTCCAGTGCGCGCTGCCGCTCGCGCATGGCGAGGAAGTCGCGCACGAGCACACCCATGCGCTGCCCCTTCTCGGGGATCATGCGCGTCACCGTCACCACGCGGTCGCCCGCGGGGAACGGCAGCCCGCGCAGCATCGCGGCGTCGATGATGGAGTAGATCGCGGTCGTGAGGCCGATGCCGAGCGCCATCGCGACGACGGCGGTCACGGCGAGCCACGGGCTCCCGCGGAGCGAGCGGACGGAGTAGCGGAGGTCGTGAACGAAGCCGTTCATGGCGCGCGACGGAAGCGGAATTCGACGGGGCCTGCCGGGAACGAGATCGTGTACGGCGATCGTGGTCGCCGCGTTTCGTTCACTGCGGGCGGAGGGACGAGGTCACGGCCGCTGGGGATGAAGCGATCGTCGGGATCTCGCGATCCGACCGATCGCCTTTGGATCTCCGGAGAGTCCTCGCCTCGCCCCTGCCCCCTCATCGCCCGTACATTGCCGCGCATGCCGACGACGGAATCCACACCGGCCCCGGCGCCCGAGCCGACGCCCCGCCCCGAGGACCTGCCGCTCCACGAGGACGTGCGCCGCCTCGCCGCGACGCTCGGCCGCGTCATCCATCGCATCGAGGGCGAGGAGGCGTTCCGCACGGTGGAGGACCTGCGCCGCGCGTGTCGCGCACGCCGCCGCGGCGACGCGGGTGCGCTCGACCTCGACGCGCTGCTCGACCACGTCGACGCGCTGCCTCTCGCGCTGTGCGCGCTCTCGGCCCGCGCGTTCACGCTGTTCTTCCTGCTCATCAACACCGCCGAGCAAGTGCACCGCGTGCGGCGACGCGCGACGTACGCGCAGCACGAGGGCGGCGACGCACCGCAGGTGGCGTCCGCGCGGTGGACGATGCGGCGGCTGCGCGAGAGCGGCCGGAACGCCGCCGAGGTGGCGCGCGCCGTCGAGCGGCTCGACGTGCGTCCCGTGCTCACGGCGCACCCCACGGAGAGCACGCGCCGCACGCTGCTCGGCCTGCAGGCGCGCGTCGCCGACCTGCTGCTGCGCCGCGCCGACGCGTCGGACTCCGAGCGGCGCGCGATCGACGATGCGCTCGAGGGCGAGGTGGAGCTGCTCTGGCTCACCGCGGAGGTGCGCCACGACCGCCCGTCGGTGCTCGACGAGGTGAGCACGGTGCTGTGGTACCTCGAGACGCGCCTGCTCGACGCGAGCGCGCGCACGCAGGACGCGCTCGTGCGCGCGTACGAGGCGGAGTTCGGCGCCGCGTCGGACGCCGTCAGGCTCGCCGTGCCGCTGCGCATCGGCAACTGGGTGGGCGGCGATCGCGACGGCAATCCGTTCGTGACGCCCGAGGTCACCGTCGCCGCGGCGCGCCGCGCGAGCCACGTCATCCTCGGCCGCTACCGCGACGTCGTGGACGGGTTGATCGAGCGGCTGTCGCTCGCCGCGCACATCGCGCCGCCGCCGGCTGCGCTGCTGGAGACGCTGGAGAGCGACAGGGCGGTGCTCCCCGAGGTGTGGGAGGCGAACCGCCGCCGAAACGCCGACGAGCCGCTGCGGCTCAAGCTCACGTTCATGGCCGCCCGGCTCGACGCGACGCGGCGGCGCGTGGCGTCGCGCGACGCGGGACGGCCCGCGCACGAGCCGGCGGCGTACGACGACGTCGCGGCGTTCGAGCGCGACCTGCAGCTCGTGCGCGGCTACCTGCTCGACGCGGGCGCGGCGGAGGCGTGCCGCACCGCATTCGACCCGCTGCTCGCGCGCGTGCGCGCGTACGGCTTCCACGGGTTCCGCATGGACGTCCGCGACCACGCCGACGTGCACGCCGCGGCGCTCGACGACCTCGCGGCGCAGGTCGGGTTAGGCACCCTGGACGCCGACGCGATGCGGCGCGAGCTGCTCGGCCGGCGTCCGCTCGTCGGACCGCACGTGCCGCTCGCCGACGCGACCCGCCGCGTGCTCGACACGTTCCGCGCCGTCCGCGTCGTGCAGGACGAGAGCGGCGAGCCGGCGGCGTCCACGTACATCGTGTCGATGGCGACGTGCGCCGAGGATCTGCTGCGCGTGCTGGTGCTCGCGCGCGAGGCGGGGCTCGTCGATCTCGCGGCCGATCCGCCGGTCTCGCGCATCGACACCGTGCCGCTGTTCGAGACGCTCGACGATCTGGAGCGCGCGCCCGACGTGCTGCGCGCGCTGTTCGCCGACGAGGTGTACGCGCGGCAGCTCGCGGCGCGCGGCCGTCGGCAGCAGGTGATGATCGGCTACTCCGACTCGGGCAAGGACGCGGGGATGCTCGCGTCGTCGTGGGCGCTGTACCGCGCGCAGGAGATGCTCTCCGCGGTGTGCCGCGAGCACGGCATCGATCTGCGGCTGTTCCACGGCCGCGGCGGGAGCGTGGGACGCGGCGGGGGCTCGCCGGTGTACCGCGCGCTCGCCGCGCTGCCGCCAGGCACGAACGAAGGCCTCATCAAGATCACCGAGCAGGGCGAGATCATCTCGCAGCAGTTCGGCCTCGCGCCGATCGCCGAGCGCACGTTCGAGGTGACGCTGAGCGGCACGCTGCTGCACGCGTTCACCGACTGGCGCGACCGCGTCGACCCGGCCGAGGTGGCGCGCTTCCGCGAGACGATGGACGCGCTGGCCGCGCGATCGCTCGACCTGTACCGCGACCTCGTGCATCATGGCGACGCGCTGTTCGCGCTGTTCCTCACCGCGACGCCGGTGACCGAGCTCGCGGCCGCGCGCTTCGGCTCGCGTCCCGCCTACCGGCCGGGCGCGAAGCCCGGCATCGAGGGCATTCGCGCGATCCCGTGGCAGTTCGGCTGGACGCAGATCCGTCTCATGCTCCCCGGCTGGCTCGGCGTCGGCAGCGCGCTCGCCGAGCTCGCGGCGAAGCCGGGCGGCCTCGACGTGCTGCGCCGCATGGCCGAGGCGTGGCCGTTCTTCGACGACCTGCTGGCGAAGATCGAGATGGTGTGCGCGAAGGCCGACCTCGAGATCGCGCGCGCGTACGTGGAACGGTTAGGCGGCGACGTGCAGCTGCTCGCCGAGCTGGACGCCGAGTACGCGCGCACGGTCGACGCGCTGCTGCGCATCCGTGGCACGGGACACCTCGTGAACGACTCCGACGTGCTGCGCGCGGCGATCACGCTGCGCAACCCGTACGTCGACGCGCTGTCGCTGCTGCAGATCACGCTGCTGCGCCGCAAGCGCGCCGCCGCGGAGGGGAGCGACGAGCGTGCGCGCGCCGAGGAGGCCGTCGCGGCGACGCTGAGCGGCATCGCGCAGGGGCTGCGCAACACCGGCTGAGCGCGCTCCCGCGGCATGTGGCGGACGTTCGCGCTCGGTCGCTGAGGCGACGACCGCACCCCAGAACGCAGAGACCGCAGAGCCCCTCGCCGCGTGCGGGTGGCTCTGCGGTCTCCGCGTTCCGTGTGGTGCGGACCTCAGCGCGGCGGGTCGCCGCGTCGGAAGTCGCGTGGGAAGTCGTGTGGGAACGATGCGCCGCGGCTCGAGGCCGTCACCTCGGCGCGCTCGTCGCCGGGCTCCTCGAACTCGTCGCCACCGCAATAGCAGCGCGGGACCGCGTCGCCGCCGCGGAGGGTGATGCCGTGGCCGCATCGTCGGCAGTGGATCGCGCCATCTCCTGACGTCCGGTCGCCGAATCGCAGGGTCATTCGTCGGGTCTCAGGGTGGATGCTCGCGGCCGGCAGGAGGCCGGGCGTAGCGTCCGTGCAACATTGGAGCCTAACGATCTCCCCCACAGTGAAAGCCGGCGCGCGTTCGCACGGTGACCACGGTCACACGCGGGGCGCCCGTGCGCTCGTGAGCGCGCTCGTGAGCGCGCCGCCGTACCGAACGGCTCAGCGCACCGAGAGCAGCCGCCAGCGCGTGCCGTCGTAGCGCAGCGACGCCCGGAAGCTCACGGGCTGGCGCTCGGCCTTGCCGCCGCTCGTCATGAACTCGTACGTGCCGGCGACGCGCGCGTCCGCCATCGCGCCGGTCACGTCGAGGCCGGCGATCGCGAGCGACACCTTCATCGAGCGCGCCGCGTCGAAGAACTGCGCGAAGCTGCGCTCCTGCGGCGCGGTGAGCCCCGGATACGCCTCGCGCAGCGCGGCGAGATCGCGCGACTCGATGGCCCGGGCGTACGCAGCGATCGCGTCGGGGATGCGCGCGGGATCCGCGGCCGGTCGCGCGGGCGACGCCGGCGGCGCGGCGGTGACGGGCGCGCTCGAAGCCGCGACCGGCGCGACGGTTGCTGCGACGGCCTGCGCGACCCCCGGCGCGACGACGGTGGGCGCCGGCGGCGGTGCCGGGACGTCGGCCCTCGCGTTAGGCGTCGGCGCCGGCGCCGCGTCGGGCGGTGCCGCCGATGCGCTGCTGGGCGCGGGCGGCGGCGCCGGGCGCGCAGTCCGCGCCGCGACGACCGGCGGCGGCGCACTCGGCGCACTCGGCGCGCTCGGCGCGCTGGGCCCCACGACGGCTCGCGTCACCGTGTGCGTGGAATCGGCGACGACGGCGCTCGCCGTCGGCGCGGTCGGCGCCGAGGCGCGCGCGGCTGCCGCACGCGACGACAGCCCCCACGCGATCGCCGCGGCCGCGGCGGCGCCTAACACGCCGCCGATCCACGGCAGGGCACGACGCGCCGAGCGGCCGCGCGTCGGCTTGGCGGCGACGGACGGCACGCGCAGCGACAGCGTGCCCGGGAATCCGCCGCCGCTCAGCGCTGCGCGCTCCGCGGTGACGTCGGCGGCCATCTCCAGCGCGCTTTGATAACGGTCCGACTCCTCCTTCTCGAGCGCGCGGCGCACGATCCGCTCGAGTCCGGGCGGGACGCCCGGCACCATCTCGGCGAGCGGCGTCGGCTCCTCGCTCACGATCTTGTACATCACGCTGTGCAGCGTGGGCCCGCCGAACGGCTTGGAGCCGGCGAGCAGCTCGTAGAGCATCGTGCCCACGGCGAAGATGTCCGACGCCGGCGAGACGCGGCCGCCGGTGACCTGCTCGGGCGCCATGTAGCTCGGGGTGCCCATCTGCGCGCCCGTCCGCGTGATGGTCGACGCGGTGAGATGCGCGACGCCGAAGTCCATGAGCTTCGCGTGCCCGTCGGTCGTGATGCGGATGTTCGCCGGCTTCACGTCGCGGTGCACGATGCCGCGCTTGTGCGCGTAGGCCAGCGCGGTGAGCACGTCGATCACGATCTCGAGCTTCGTCTGCAGCTTCAGCGGCTCGCGGCGCTGCAGCACCGTCTCCAGATCGGTGCCCTCGACGAACTCCATCGCGATGAACAGGTGCCCGTCGGTCTCGCCGAAGTCGTAGACGGTGACGATGTTCGGGTGCGTCAGCGAGCCGCCGAGCTGCGCCTCGCGCAGGAACCGGTCGCGCAGCTCGTCCTGCCGCGCGATCGACTCGCTCATGATCTTCACCGCCACGACGCGGCTCAGCACCGTGTCCTCGGCCCGATAGACGACACCCATCGCCCCCTCGCCCACGAGCTCGAGGATGCGATACTTCCCGATCGGCGAGCGGGTGACGGCGGCCATGAGCCCGAGTGAACGCGCGGTGCGTGTGCGGAGGGCGATTGCGGATGGGATGTCGGGCAATATCCTACCCGGCCCCGGCGTCAGCAATGCGCGGCGCCGGGGTTTGGTTCCCTCCTCTATGAACTACGCGATGTCGCTCCGTTCCCGGACACTGCTGCGTACGCTCGCCGCGCTGCTGCTCGTGCCCCTCGTCGGCACGCCGGCGCCGCTCGCCGCGCAGGGACTGCGCGACCGCATCGCGGAGCTGTTCATCTTCGGCTCGGGCGAGGATCCGCTCTTCCTCGCCGGCTCGGCGGATCCGAGCAACCCGATCACGATCCAGGCGCACGGCACGCACTTCGTGCCGTCCTCCGCGGCGCAGAACGGCTCCATCATCGGCTTCCTCGTCGACGCGATCGGCACCAGCGTCGCGAACACGCCCATCGGCTCGACGAGCGGCGGCGTGACCTTCCGCTTCGAGGGCGGCATCCCCGTGAAGACGTCGACGTCCGCGGGCCCGATCTTCGCCGAGCGCGCGACGACGCTGGGGCGCGGCCGCGTGCTCGCCGGCGCGACCCACAGCGCGTTCCGCTTCACGTCGCTGCGCGGCGTGCCGCTGTCGAACGTGCAGCTCGCGTTCACGCACGAGAACGTGGACTTCGCGGGCTGCGACACGGTGTACCACGACAGCTGCAAGAAGATGGGGGTGCCGGCCCTGGAGAACGACGTCATCGACGTGAACCTCGCGCTCGACATGAAGGTGTCGGTGACGTCGCTCTACGTGACGTACGGCGTCAGCGACCGCCTCGACGTGTCCGCGGTGGTGCCGATCGTGTCGACGTCGATGCACGGCGAGAGCCTCGCGCAGGTGGTGCCGTTCGGCGGGCCGACGGCGGCGCACTTCTTCGCCGGCACGCCGTCCAACCCCGTGCTCACCGCGAGCCGCGCCGTGAGCGGATCGGCCACGGGACTCGGCGACGTCGCGGTGCGCGCGAAGCTGCGGCTCGCGGACTCGCCGCGCGCGAGCCTCGCCGTGCTGGCCGAGTCGCGCTTCGCGACGGGCAGCGCCGACGACCTGCTCGGATCCGGCGCGTTCATGGCGCGCGGCCTCGCGGTCCTCACCGGCCGCGCCGGCGACGTGTCGCCGCACGCGAACCTCGGCTACATGTACCGCGGCGGCGGGCGCCAGAACGACGCGGTGCTCGCCACCGCCGGCTTCGACCAGCGCGTGACCGACCAGGTGACGCTCGCCGCGGACGTCGTGAGCGAGCTGCAGGTCGGGACGTCGCGGCTGCGACTACCCCAGCCGGTCGTCTACGACGCGCCGTTCCGCCGCACCGTGACGCCGACGAGCATCCCCGACGAGCGCGACGACATCGTCAGCGGCTCGTTCGGCTTCAAGGTGATGCCGCGCCGCGACGTGACGCTCGTGCTGAACGCGCTCGTGCCGCTCAACCGCGGCGGCCTCCGCGCCGATCGCATCTTCACCGGCGGCGCCGAAGTCACGTTCTGACGGCGGAACGAGGGACATCAGATATTCGGCGAGCGCCGCGATCGTGAGGCTGGGGTTCACGCCCGGGTTGCCGGGCATGATCGAGCCGTCCACCACGTAGAGCCCCGGGTGACCGTGGACCTGCCCATCGAGCCCGACGACGCCCTCCGACGCGTCGCGGCCGACCGGGCAGCCGCCGAGGATGTGCGCGGTCATCGGGATGCCTAACAGTCCCTCGTTGATCGAGCCCATCGCCACGCCGTTCGTGCGCTCGGCGAACGCGCGCGCCACACGGTGGCCGACGTCGACCTTCACGGGGATCGTCGCTTCCTCGTCGGGACGCGAGACGAGGTCGCGGCGCCACGCGGTGAACACGCTCCGACCGAGCCGGAGCCGGATCCGGTTGTCCTCGGTCTGCATCACGAGGAGGATCGTCGTTCGCTCCGCCCACCCGGGGAGCACGTAGGCGCGCAGCACGTCCATCGGGCGGCGCACGAGATCGACGAGCGTCTTCGCCACGCGCGCGAGCCGGCCGCCGGAGTCGACGAGCGGGCCGGCGAGGAAGCGGAGCGCCGACGATCCGGCCGGGTAGCGCACGGGCTCGATCGTCGTCACCGGATCGGCGTTGAAGATGGAGGTGATCGCGACGCCCTTCGAGTAGTCGACCGTTCGGTCGCGGCTCCCGACGCCGAGCAGCGCCTCGCTGTTCGTGCGCACCAGATCCCCGAGCCGCGGCGAGAGGCGCGGCAGCGATCGCGTCACGTCGCGGCACCGGAGCAGCAGCCGGAGCGTGCCCAACGCCCCGGCCGCGAACACCACGTGCCGCGCGCGCACCACCGTCGCGCGACGCCGCAGCAGCGCCGTGCTGCTCACGTACTCCACGGCGTAGCGCGCGCCGTCGTCCTCGTCCCGACCGAGCGGCCGCACGTCGCGCACGTGGCACTCGGCGCGGACCTCGACGCCGCGCCGCTCGGCGAGCCAGAGGTAGTTCTTGACGAGCGTGTTCTTCGCGTTGTGGCGGCAGCCGACCATGCACGCGCCGCAGTGGATGCAGCCGCGTCGCGGCGGCCCCTCGCCGCCGAAGTACGGGTCGGGCACCTCCTGCCCTTCCCGCC
This DNA window, taken from Gemmatirosa kalamazoonensis, encodes the following:
- a CDS encoding ADOP family duplicated permease; the encoded protein is MNGFVHDLRYSVRSLRGSPWLAVTAVVAMALGIGLTTAIYSIIDAAMLRGLPFPAGDRVVTVTRMIPEKGQRMGVLVRDFLAMRERQRALEGIAAFEESPMNLSGDDRPERVRGARITAGAFALLRMQPALGRDFASGDDVKGAPLVAVLSDEVWRARFQADPKVLGRSIRVDGEAATVIGVMPKGFRFPVTSDLWVPMRLDRSAYERDAGQWIEVFGRLRPGATKEAATRELTALQSAIDREHGDAEQGARAEVQGYVAAFTGGEDAKLLWVMLAAVMLVLVVACVNVANLLLSRAAHRAREIAVRSALGASRARVVALFLTESLALAAVGAIAGLGIAWVGMRMFSHAIVDTEPPFWIVLRMDPRVLGFVAAATATAALVSGCLPALHASRAGVGEVLKDGMRGTSGFRVGRVSRALVVAELALSCGLLVAAGMMVSTVAKLRTRDFGVDARGTVVANLMLPPRYDHDSSGVQRFADDLLARLRAAGVPNATLANAMPVADGSPVLPTRPETEPEREGRPQIALRVVVSPGYFAAVGARPVVGRDFDARDRAGAPDVALVNAEYVRRHFAGKDPIGQRLVVRWSENRTRTLTIVGIAPDVSPGGTNALSIQEAFYVPLLQWPDRWIVVGAHGSTSLAPRMRAAVAAVDPDVAVSEVETLAGRIARRTWFYRVFGGTFSIFGATALFLAALGLYAVMAASVARRARASWACAWRSARPRAA
- the ppc gene encoding phosphoenolpyruvate carboxylase; protein product: MPTTESTPAPAPEPTPRPEDLPLHEDVRRLAATLGRVIHRIEGEEAFRTVEDLRRACRARRRGDAGALDLDALLDHVDALPLALCALSARAFTLFFLLINTAEQVHRVRRRATYAQHEGGDAPQVASARWTMRRLRESGRNAAEVARAVERLDVRPVLTAHPTESTRRTLLGLQARVADLLLRRADASDSERRAIDDALEGEVELLWLTAEVRHDRPSVLDEVSTVLWYLETRLLDASARTQDALVRAYEAEFGAASDAVRLAVPLRIGNWVGGDRDGNPFVTPEVTVAAARRASHVILGRYRDVVDGLIERLSLAAHIAPPPAALLETLESDRAVLPEVWEANRRRNADEPLRLKLTFMAARLDATRRRVASRDAGRPAHEPAAYDDVAAFERDLQLVRGYLLDAGAAEACRTAFDPLLARVRAYGFHGFRMDVRDHADVHAAALDDLAAQVGLGTLDADAMRRELLGRRPLVGPHVPLADATRRVLDTFRAVRVVQDESGEPAASTYIVSMATCAEDLLRVLVLAREAGLVDLAADPPVSRIDTVPLFETLDDLERAPDVLRALFADEVYARQLAARGRRQQVMIGYSDSGKDAGMLASSWALYRAQEMLSAVCREHGIDLRLFHGRGGSVGRGGGSPVYRALAALPPGTNEGLIKITEQGEIISQQFGLAPIAERTFEVTLSGTLLHAFTDWRDRVDPAEVARFRETMDALAARSLDLYRDLVHHGDALFALFLTATPVTELAAARFGSRPAYRPGAKPGIEGIRAIPWQFGWTQIRLMLPGWLGVGSALAELAAKPGGLDVLRRMAEAWPFFDDLLAKIEMVCAKADLEIARAYVERLGGDVQLLAELDAEYARTVDALLRIRGTGHLVNDSDVLRAAITLRNPYVDALSLLQITLLRRKRAAAEGSDERARAEEAVAATLSGIAQGLRNTG
- a CDS encoding serine/threonine-protein kinase; this encodes MAAVTRSPIGKYRILELVGEGAMGVVYRAEDTVLSRVVAVKIMSESIARQDELRDRFLREAQLGGSLTHPNIVTVYDFGETDGHLFIAMEFVEGTDLETVLQRREPLKLQTKLEIVIDVLTALAYAHKRGIVHRDVKPANIRITTDGHAKLMDFGVAHLTASTITRTGAQMGTPSYMAPEQVTGGRVSPASDIFAVGTMLYELLAGSKPFGGPTLHSVMYKIVSEEPTPLAEMVPGVPPGLERIVRRALEKEESDRYQSALEMAADVTAERAALSGGGFPGTLSLRVPSVAAKPTRGRSARRALPWIGGVLGAAAAAAIAWGLSSRAAAARASAPTAPTASAVVADSTHTVTRAVVGPSAPSAPSAPSAPPPVVAARTARPAPPPAPSSASAAPPDAAPAPTPNARADVPAPPPAPTVVAPGVAQAVAATVAPVAASSAPVTAAPPASPARPAADPARIPDAIAAYARAIESRDLAALREAYPGLTAPQERSFAQFFDAARSMKVSLAIAGLDVTGAMADARVAGTYEFMTSGGKAERQPVSFRASLRYDGTRWRLLSVR
- a CDS encoding GMC oxidoreductase; the protein is MRDATYDYVIVGSGFGGSVSALRLAEKGYRVLVLERGRRFRDEDFARTTWNLRRYLWAPALRCFGILQISPFRDVFVLHGAGVGGGSLGYANVLTAPDDATFDTPAWRHLADWRALLAPHFATARRMLGVAENPRLGPADGALHEIARSLGTEGTFRPVPVGAYFGEPGREGQEVPDPYFGGEGPPRRGCIHCGACMVGCRHNAKNTLVKNYLWLAERRGVEVRAECHVRDVRPLGRDEDDGARYAVEYVSSTALLRRRATVVRARHVVFAAGALGTLRLLLRCRDVTRSLPRLSPRLGDLVRTNSEALLGVGSRDRTVDYSKGVAITSIFNADPVTTIEPVRYPAGSSALRFLAGPLVDSGGRLARVAKTLVDLVRRPMDVLRAYVLPGWAERTTILLVMQTEDNRIRLRLGRSVFTAWRRDLVSRPDEEATIPVKVDVGHRVARAFAERTNGVAMGSINEGLLGIPMTAHILGGCPVGRDASEGVVGLDGQVHGHPGLYVVDGSIMPGNPGVNPSLTIAALAEYLMSLVPPSERDFGAAGEDAIGAEAAAVERHERVQHERHVAARHHLEAERAADDVVALVGDARRRHGAAERRVVDDRLG